In a single window of the Coffea eugenioides isolate CCC68of chromosome 3, Ceug_1.0, whole genome shotgun sequence genome:
- the LOC113765622 gene encoding protein DMP2-like: MATQTTSNTASSSSSVGSIKDKTFTGVGNLIRLLPTGTVFLYQFLNPILTNNGSCSNTNKYVSSVLFALCGISCLISTFTDSYRDDQGNIHYGIATFKGFWPTSGASSSVDFKSYRLQIGDFVHATLSLIVFSVLSLLDNNTVECFYPSFESTQKALLKAMPPVIGSVAAAVFVAFPNKRHGIGYPSDSSSSSTSTTSSGVQPSNAEQKA, encoded by the coding sequence ATGGCCACACAAACCACATCCAATACTGCTTCCTCAAGCTCTAGCGTTGGTAGCATCAAGGACAAAACATTCACCGGTGTTGGAAACCTGATTAGGCTTCTTCCCACGGGGACTGTTTTCCTGTACCAATTTCTGAACCCAATTTTAACCAACAATGGCAGCTGTAGCAATACAAACAAGTATGTCTCAAGCGTACTTTTCGCGCTTTGTGGGATCTCTTGTTTAATCTCAACATTCACTGATAGTTACAGAGATGATCAGGGAAATATTCATTATGGGATTGCAACGTTTAAAGGGTTTTGGCCAACTTCAGGTGCAAGTTCATCAGTGGACTTCAAATCATACAGGCTTCAAATTGGAGATTTTGTTCATGCTACACTTTCCCTGATCGTGTTTTCCGTTCTTTCCTTGTTGGATAACAACACAGTTGAGTGCTTTTATCCTTCTTTTGAGTCTACTCAAAAGGCTTTGTTAAAGGCCATGCCTCCTGTCATCGGCTCAGTTGCTGCTGCTGTTTTTGTTGCCTTCCCCAACAAGCGCCATGGCATAGGTTACCCTTCAGATTCAAGTTCGAGTTCAACTTCAACCACTTCAAGTGGAGTCCAGCCATCAAATGCCGAGCAGAAGGCTTAA